TGGCTATTAACTTAAGAGGACATCACTATCTACTCGGATGCAAAGAACACCAAGAAACAGCCGATGAAGGTTCGGTTTCCTTAAGAGCTCATCTCTAGTCTTAACCCACTCGAAAACAAGTTCAATTTTTGCGAAGATGAAAAAGGTTGAAGATCACTTACCATATCGGAACGACCATGGAAATAACCTGAAGCAGCTGGGTTTCAAGCCGTCTTCTCCAATTACCCCTTCAGCTTTGATAGGCGAAGCTACTGGAAGGGAAGAACCGGCTGATCCAAAGGTTGAGATGATCTCAACCACTGTAGAATATAGTAATTTTCCAGAATTTAATACTTCACCCACAACTGGAGATGACCCATTCAATATGTGAAATAACTTCCCTCCACCAAACCCCCCTTAAATCAGTCACTCAAGGAGGTCTCATCTCACATCCGATGGAAAATCGGGATCTCCACAACAACAAAAGGGATTCGGTTCTGCAGAAAATCCCAACTTACCCAGTCTTAAACGCTAAGACTTGGCCTTCTCATTGGACGCAGCTGCAAGAAGCTCATGTATCGGGCCTTAAGTCAACAGTGGCCAAACTGGATGGGCCTTCTCTTCAAAGCCCATGGGAAATGCCACCTGAAGCAATGCAGCATAAAGTACTAGAGCCCGACGTTTCAACAGGCCCAAGCAAAGAAGTAAGTCAGTCTCAACTTCACCAGCAACGGGAAAACAAATGGAAGTCTGGCCCACCATACAATGCTCTTAATCCCAcgcaacaaaaacaaaaggttaTAAATTTCATACCCACAATTTCAAACCAGCCAATTCAACTTATTCCCCAGCCAATTCAACTTATTCCCGATAGAGTTCTTCTACGGATCCACAACTGTAGCAGGAGCACACTTGCACACCATACGTggcatcttttatttatttatttatttttttttaaaaaaattcaaaacgtGCATTTTTTGATGGGGTCCTACAGTTTGCTTTTTCATTTCGAAATCCTCCTGCCAAAGCCCTCGTTCGTCACCCGCATGACAGCTTCCTCCGCCCAGCACTACTAGCGACGTTGTCTCTCTGCCTAGAAACATCGAGCACAGTACTTCATCTGCACAGAGCTACTGGTCTTTGGGAAACCAAATAACAGAGCAAACAGTCAGTTTTTTGAATCTGTGAAGACCCCCCTCCCTCGCCAGCGCCACCGCTGCTCATACAAAGGTAAAAAATTTTCAGACCGTTTTATACTCCCATATGGTTACGTTTATCTTGTATACACAGAGATGAGTTTTGGGTATTGTGAGATAGATATTGTGGATTAGGGCATGGTTAAAAAACAATGTTGCATGGCTTTTGAGTCTTTGATGTCTAGTTTCGTCCTCTGCTTTCAAGCAGCTCGGTCAtacattgttttttatttattttttattatttgtattgagaatccgttttttttttcatcttttgcaCGCATTCTTAATCGTTATTTGTGCCCCTCTAAAGTTAGAACTACTAGCTGGTTCTTATGATAGTGGCAGAGTATGAGCATTGTAAGGGAAATGCAACCTGATAAGTATTTCAGCTCATACTCTGTTCTTACTCTCTCTTCAAGAATTTTTTCCGAGTTTTAGAGAAGTGGTGGGTTAAGCTTGAACCTTAGCCATGATGGGCATAGGTAACAATTAAtgctttttatttcatcttcctGCTGCATGATATTTAGTGTTCTCtgttatttatcaaaaaaaaaaaatatttagtgttCTCTGCTTACAGAGCATATAAATGCCATAAAAAACAGAGAAGATTAACTATTAGCTTGTATGGAAGCCAACATGCATATTATTTCActattgttttaagtttttacAAGCATCAGTTAGTCTTAAGACATAGTAAATAGGATGAATCTATTAACTACCCTGTCTCTCAAGACTGTTACTTTACAGCCAGAAGCAGATAAATACCTTATGCAATTTTAGAATTCATGAGTATAGTTCTGCTTGTATGAAAATGCTATCAGATACAAGaatgattgtatataaaattagtaTCATGTGCTTTGTAGAGAAGTTAGAATATGGATATTTCAAGGGTTAACTTGGAAGCACCCTACCCAAGAACTCTTCTAATATTTTATCGCTTTTACTGAGAGGGTCGTGGGTTATAGGCAGAGGACTGAGAGGAGTGTGAACATTTGATATCATTTTCTCTGAGGAAGTGGTTATAGGAGAGGTATATGCTTGAAGGCTTGTGCGCACAAATGATCCCCCACCCTCTAGGTTGTCTGATAGTATACGGAAACTGCTCTAGTAATCTTAGTTGCATGGCTTTTAGAAACTCAACTAATGACTCATGGAAAATTATGGTAAATGACCATTTGGTCCCAGCTCAAGGCTTTATTAATTTTTGGCACAGATTTAGCATGCTGTCATCTTTGCAGAGGTGGGACTGAATTCTTATAGCCATTAGATGAAGGTAACATGCCGTGATTGATTTTCAAAGTATGATGTAGGCACTGTATTTTGATAAGAAAGTGCTTTATGATTGAAATCAGCATTTGCAACATGGTATACGGTGATTCTCATTTAGTGCAATATTAGCACTCAATATTtagtgtctctctctctctctctctctctctctctctctctctctctctctctctctctctctctctctctctctctctctctctctctctctctctctctcttaaaggTAAAAGAGATAAACTTAGCAATTGtcattaacatccatataaaccTCATAATCTTGTGTTGGAGTTTTGCCGTTATTGAATTACATTGTATTAATAACTATCTTATAAACCTAAAGAGTTAAAATGCAATAACTAGAAACAGTTTACTAAGTGTGAGATTATTGAGGTTCAGTGTGAgtgtttaattttcatataatgcGTTTTGACAACATGTGCTTcgcctttaaatattttgaagacATCTTAATTTTAGTGTAATGGGGGAAGAGGAAGATAGAATGGCACCCAGGCCTTCGACGTCGACTTCACAGCCATTTTACACGCATTAGAATGAATTTGGAAGGCCAAACTTAGACCATGTGAGTAGGCAGGTTGATGATAGAATTTTTGATAAAGTGTATTTGACGTGCTCATGCATCTAACTAATTGCATAAAACTTGTAGCATCCTCATCATATGCCTTACCCTCTGGCGAGTAATCTGGAGGATTTTATTAGAGTTGAAGATTCATTCTGGGTATATTTCTGTTTGTTACCCAAATTCCAAAAATTTAcatgttaatttgtttgtttgagGATAGCTGATTTTTGCTAATGCCGTGCTGCTATTGAGCAAATGCCACCTTATACTCAATACCAGTCCTCGAGTAATCCGGAGGACTTGAGGCAAGAAATGCCCCCCGTGTCAATGACACCAAATAGTGatgaatttgaagaaaatgttggaaGTTGTCATGATGTTGATGGTATTACACTATTCGATGCTATGTATTTAATgactataatatttaattattgctAATTCATCCTTATGTTTCCATTTATAGAAATGTTCTTTGACATAAATGAAGATTTGGAGGGTACCACTGTTGTCCCGGATGATGAGGTACAAGTTGAACCGCCAAAATCCGGTTTGGAGTTTGACAGTGAGAAAGAGCTTGTGGTGTATTATAAGCAGTACGCCAAGTAAGAGGGTTTTGGTGTAAGGACACAGAGGACTAAAAGAGATGATGATGGGAAGCCTGTGTATCTGACTATTGGTTGTGCCCGTGGTGGAAAGTACCATCCTAAGCCAAACACTAATATCTCGAAGCCACGGGCAACAACTAAAATGGGTTGTAAGGCCAAGGTAAATGCAACGTTGAACAAAAATGGGAAATGGGTTTTCACCACTATTAAGAATTCTCACAACCATATTACTGTGAGCCCCAAGAAAAGTAAACTATTGAAATCTCACAAGCACCTAGATCAATACAGTCAAAGGATCCTGGAGCTGAATGATAGAGCCGGTATACGAAGGAATAAGAACTTTTATTCTCTTATTGTTGACGTGGGGGGTTATGAGAATCTGGCTTTTCAAGAGAAATATTGTAGGAATTACATTGACAACGCTAGATATTTAAGGTTGGGCAAAGGATGTAGTGATGCACTTAATGAGTATTTCAAGAGAATGAGAGATCAGAATGATGGCTTCGTTTCTAACATGGACGTGGATGATGAGGGAATGCTACAGAATGTGTTTTGGGCTTATGCACATAGTCGAGCCGCCTATGAGTATTTTGGAGTACAACGTATCTAATAAATAGGTACGGTATGCCTTTTGCTCCATTTGTTGGTGTTAACCATCATGGCCAGTCCATACTATTCGGGGTGGGATTACTATCAAGCGAGGACACACATAGTTTTGTTTGATTGTTCCGGATGTGGTTGGATTGCATGAAGGGTAGGGCGCCGAAGTCTATCATAACCAACCAAGATAGAGTGATGAAGAATGCGATTGCTACTGTATTTCCTGAAACTCACCATAGATATTGTTTATGACATATAATGCGCAAACTTCCTGAGAAGTTAGGATCGCACGCCAAATTCAACTTTGGGTTGAAGACTGACATCCAGTCGGCATTATATGATTCACAGACCACCACAGAATTTGAGGAGAGCTGGGGTCAACTACTTGAAAAGTATGATCTACTCGACAACAATTGGCTTCAATCCTTATATGAGGAAAGGTCCTTTTGGGTTCCAGTTTTCCTTAAGAGTGTATTTTGGGTTGGTATGAGTACAACGCAAAGGTCTGAAAGTATGGATGCATTTTTTGACGGGTATGTCCATGCTAGGATGACATTGAAGGAATTTGTCGACCAATTCGATAATGCTCTTAGAAAGAAAGTGGAAGTCGAGACAACAATTGATTTCAATTGTAGCAACCAAACTATCTCCTGCGTCTCCCATTTCAACATTGAGAAGTAGTTTAAAAAAGTCTATACAAATGCAAAGTTTGAGGAGATCCAAAGAGAGTTTATGAGCCTAATGTGTTGTAATTGTTGGTTGGTAAACACATAGGggtgcattttaatttttgatgtgTTGGATGAAATATCATTTGATGAGCAAACCAAAAGAGTTCATTACTCAGTTTACTATAATGAAGATGAGTGTGAGGTAAAATGCACTTGTGGTTTGTTTGAGATGAGGGGGATTATTTGTAGGCATGCACTTAGAGTCTGtcagttgaaaaatattaatatgctGCTGAAAGAATATTTCCTAGATCGATGGAGAAAGGACTTAAAGAGGCATTACACATTAATCAGAAGTAGTTATGATGACGTGCGGGGTAGATCAGACACGCGTAATTATGAGCTTATGATCCAAAGATGTTAGAAACTAGCAGCCAAAATATCCTCAAACAATGACAAAGTACATGCATTACTGCACTATGTTGATGAGTTTGATAAAACATGTGAAAGTTCCACATGTCAGTCGACTATCCAATCAACGATAGCCAACGTCGACGGTGGCCTTGGATAAGGGTAAAAGGATTTTAAGCCCTAACGTCGTTCGAGGGAAAGGGAGACCTCCAAATAAGAGGAAGGCTCCACCTGTGGAGAAACTGGcaacaaagcaaaaaaaaaaaaaaacaggtatTAATTGTTGATACTTATTTTGTTACTTGATATTTAGTAGttcaaattctatttttttttttttttggtcaatgGAACTTAGACTTGCAGGAAACTCTTGGTAGATGAAAGTGAAGTGGGTGAGAGCCCAGGATCTCAACCTTAACATTGTAGGAATTTTTGAGAAGGGCTAAAGTAACAACTCTTTCTATTATGTATTACATTTAgatctttattatatttaactaaatttttatataatacccGATGGCTTTTCAATCTCCTGCAGGTtgtaaatattgattttgtgagTTGTTGGAAGTTTTTGTGAAATCAGTGTTGGTGTAGATGAGGATCGGACCTTATTATGACTCCCAAAGATGGAGGCTTGGATGtgatttttaaaatagttttggAAATGTTTCGGTGGTCTTGTTGAAATCAACCAATAAATTGGTAAATACATCCATATAAACCTAACTTATTGGTATTAGTTGAGTTGGGTGGAGAGAGTTTTCTGAGATGGGTTGTTGGAACGATTTTTATGTCCATTTAGCTTCTTTGATAGATTGATAATGAAACCTGTCATCAGTCATGCCCCTCataagtattaagaattgttcagATCTAAAGCAATTTCTTTGTAGTTGATAAGGATGTAAGGTAGCTAATTGCATGGCTTTTCTGCTTTTCTTTGTAGTTGATACAGTGAGATTGATAATCTTGATTGTGTTGAATGGCAGGTAAAAATGACTTATAATTGGCAGCTCTGTTTCTTTGATGATAGGAACTATTAATTTCAATCATGCATTTCTGATTTTTGTTCCCAATGCAGAAAAAAGTCAATCACAACTGCTACATTTTCTTGTGATGGTTCCGTCTTGGCTGGGTAGATCTGAAACTGTCATCACCTTGTGGAATCCTGTCATCAGTCATGCATCCATGGAAAATCCTGCATCTCCATGTATCTCATGGTCTTATTATGATGATTGTTAAAAGACCTTAAAAAATGTAGCCTATCTCAATTATGGTTCATAGTTTGAGTTCCAACATTAATTTAATGTTGCTTATTGATCCGAGTTGGTAGCATCAGTTTTGAGTCGATCGATTGCATGCCTTCATCTCCATATATCTACTAGGAAGTTTTTATCATGTTGAGTTAGTATTCTTAGgcaaaaaaatattgttgggTTGATGTTCTGCTATTCACTATTTATTGACtgtatttttgggttttgtCTCTATTTTTTACCATAGATAAACGCAGTATTAATTTGATGCGAAGTGAAAATTGTTGGGTTGACGATTCACTCGAAATGCATTATATGCTGCCTTGGAGCCAGGCTGATTTAATGTGTTGTCACTATGTTCATCTCAGTTTGAAGAGGATGCACTGAACTGAAGATTTGTTGATTTTAGAATGATGGCTTTTgtaaatatttgtatatatttcaTATCATAACTCAGAGATGAATGTAGAGTTGTATTGTACAACTCAATATCCATTCCAATATCCATTACTGTTATGTAGCCAAAATGTTGGAAGTTGTATATATGGAATACACAAACAAATTTGATGGCCGGGAATTGTTCCAGTCCAATATCCAGTCTGCATTATGTAACAAATCAAGAGTATGTATAGCAGGAATTGTTCCAGTCCAATAACCAGCTTTGACATTATGTATTAAATCAAGAATATGTATAGCACTTCGTTTCCAGTCCACTCTCACGCCTGTTCTGTGGTTGTTCCAGTATGTTGAACGACTTACCATAAGCAGCCAAAAAACAATACTTCAAGTGCATAAAAACTTATTGTAAATTAATAACATCCCTGTTTTGAGCAATGTCACTAAATAACACTTTGCTAGAGGCATTACAAAGTCAATTTCATTGACAAAAGTTCTGTATTACACGGATGGGTACAATTTACATACATGGTCTTGGTTCAAACCATGTGCACTTCAAAAGAACCATGCAAAACCAAAAAGAGTTCATACACCGTACTTTACATAGAATTTAGACAAATTTACATAGAATTTAGACAAACCAAATAAACACTATTACAAAAGTTAGAACCCAGTACAAACACAAAAGTTTTCGCTTTTACTTTTTCAGATTCTTTGCTATCTctctcactttatcttccaTTTTCCGAATGGCATACTCGCGCTGTAATACATCATTCCACGTAATATTTGTCGCCTTATTCTCATGGGCACGAAAATTTAGATCTAGCAAATGAAGTATATCGGCCCATACAAAAAATTCACACCTTGCTTTTCCCTACACACAGAAAAAATTTCcaattaatatgataaaatacacCCCAAGTAGCAAACCATTAGGTAagacaaaacaaagcaaaccaAAGCATCAAGTTGCTGACTTACCGATGTGTGAGATGTCTTTAGTGGTGTCCTCAAACCACACCAACAAGTTGGAGATTCCATGACAAAATCATTAAGTAAAGATGATGATTGAGATGCTGACATGACTGATTCTAAAAAACCAAAGATAAATTTGTGCTTCTGAGAAGTCGAACTCAGGAGTCTGTAATTCataaaatttatgaaatagTTCAAGGAGACTTATAATTACCAATAAAATCTACTGATTTTATTGAGGTTCTCTCGAGAATGTGTAGACACTGGGAACTTACATAAAAGTAAGGTAAATCATAAAGACATCATTATGTTCTAGCGGGGGGACATGCATGAAGGTTTCTCAAGGCAATTGATTAAAAGGATAACAAAATCACACCTTCCAGAATTTCTTTCCAGCTGTAAAATGGGCAAGAATCAAGTAATTATTTTTGCCAAAATGTTTGGTTTCATAAAGTCAACTTCAGGTAGTTAACTGTCCAAGTTAAACCTAGTGTCATATAGTTAAAAAAGGGACTGATGTAGATGGCGACTGTAGCTTAATTACAAAGTGTTGACATGGGTTGTGTTGTGTTGTGTCAGAGAATATTTTGTTCTGTGAATGAAAAGGAAGGTGCCTAGCCCtgcacgagcccaagctggcaCACATCACATTATGAGTCTTTCTTGTCAATTTACAAGGGGACACCCTAAGAACCTTCAACCATGAATAGAGAGAGATAGTGTGTGTTAGGGATGTCTCTCATTTTCACACGTGTGAATGATGTGGGTTATGTTGAGAGAAGAGGGAGGatagcaaataaattaataatgatattcataaatattttttaaacaccaTTGGGTAGAAAGCTTAGTTCTCTtttgaagaaacaaaaatagGGAGACttaaaaacttcaaatcttTCTCAAAACCCCCCAAAGGACTTTACCTTGACAGaagtaaaacaaaaactaatagcttattttaaactttgatcttaccaaaatcagaaactaaacatttttatctcatatttttattaatggcTTAATAGTATGtgcagaataaaatataaaaatgcatCTGACTTTAGCAAGAATTGTGCTCCCTATTTCTCTCAGAAACATATGCAAACCAAAACTAGTCAGACCCAACAGTTGGTAGAATTGCAATAGCTAATCAAAATTCAATGCTTAAAACTTATGCTTAAAGGGCTAGCATACTGCCAAACGACAAGCGGCAAGTGTAGTGTGCGTGGTGGGATTTTACATTTAGACCATTGGGTTAAGCTAAAACAAAGTATCGCAATTGAGTTTTCCATTAGCCAAATATGCAtttgttttacttttcaaatcaaatcaagtaCAACAAAGAAGTAATCAATGGAAaaaacatttaatttttttcctatttttgtcCACGAGAATGAGCAAACTAATAaccttcaaaaaattaaaacatagaaCTACCATAACAGAGGTCCAAGACGTATTCTGAAAGAAtagttagaaattagaaaaaataaattaaacattatGATATATGAGAATTACACATATCAAGTGCCATATGTGCttgtattttattaagtaatagTTAATCATGAATTACATATGAATCTAAGAAAGTTCAAATATCAAGCCTAACCTAGGAATTTCATTATGTGatgaaggagttttttttttattataactaaAATCGTATGTCATGAAGGAGCTTCAAAAGAACCTGGATAGTGAGTAATAAATAGCCCCTGTTTATTctgtttggagtttttggcaCAGTTCCTGCAAAGTAAATGACAGAAGAAGCTCTGTTAGTTTCTTTCATGCTAGATAAATAATTACACAGAAAAATGTATGCCATGAGAGGCAACATCGGCAACATCTACACCCTCGCACCATTAGTTTCTAGCAAATATAGAGAGCAAAAAATAATGAAGtaaatagaggaaaaaaaaaattgcccaaACCCTAGAATCACAGATTATTTACCTTCCTACCTTCCCACAGATTCGCGTATTAGGGCTGAGGGTGGCTTCGCGTCTGCTGAATGAGGGCTTCTGTTGGCAGATTTAGGGACTGATCTCCTCGGGAGGGCTGAGATTCTGGTGGGGAGGGTTGAAGTCGGTGGTTGCTTCGCTTCGAGGAGGGAGATCGAAGAAGACGAAAGGATGAGGAGATTCGGGAGGGGGAGTTTATGGGACAGGAAGAGAGAGACAATGGGGAGAGATGGTTGAGAGTGCTGGTGGGGGGATGTTGACGACGAAATGAGGGAGGGAGATCGAAGAAGATGAAACGAAAGAATGAGGAGATTCGCGAGTGGGAGAGGTTGAGCGAGACGAGGGGGAGAGTGCTGCTGGTGTGGGGATGCCGACGACGGGGAGGGGGAAAGCCGGGGAGAGGGGAGCTCGAGAGGTTCTTTTTTAACTCAAATCAAGCATAGTACTACTGAGGGAGGGAAAGGAAAGTAGGGTCAATTTGGTCATTAGACAGCTGCCACGTAGAGTGTGCCTCCGGATGATCCCAAACAGGAGCTGCTCCCAATATTTATTCTTCCGGATAACCAATGCTCGAATTCCTCACTaggattttctttaaaaaagaaagttggGCCAACCATCAGGTATGTGGCTAAATATTCATAAATGCCATCAAAGAGCTCAATCACCAT
This Carya illinoinensis cultivar Pawnee chromosome 11, C.illinoinensisPawnee_v1, whole genome shotgun sequence DNA region includes the following protein-coding sequences:
- the LOC122282441 gene encoding protein FAR1-RELATED SEQUENCE 5-like, translated to MPPYTQYQSSSNPEDLRQEMPPVSMTPNSDEFEENVGSCHDVDEMFFDINEDLEGTTVVPDDERTKRDDDGKPVYLTIGCARGGKYHPKPNTNISKPRATTKMGCKAKVNATLNKNGKWVFTTIKNSHNHITVSPKKSKLLKSHKHLDQYSQRILELNDRAGIRRNKNFYSLIVDVGGYENLAFQEKYCRNYIDNARYLRLGKGCSDALNEYFKRMRDQNDGFVSNMDVDDEGMLQNVFWAYAHSRAAYEYFGVQRI